In one window of Zhihengliuella sp. ISTPL4 DNA:
- a CDS encoding ABC transporter ATP-binding protein: protein MSDHATAPPVLALRGLRKQFGQKVAVDALSLDVPAGSMLGLLGPNGAGKTTTLAMTTGLLRPDAGTAWVLGADVWQDPAVAKARMGVLPDGIRMLDRLTGAELLRYTGLLRGMPEAEVVSRSGELLDALGLTEAGDTLVVDYSAGMKKKIGLACALIHAPRLLILDEPLEAVDPVSGQTIRQILRSFVDGGGTVVLSSHVMELVESLCDRVAIVAEGRLLAHGALDEVRAGLTLQERFLDLVGAHDLGTETLAWLRSS from the coding sequence ATGAGCGATCACGCCACGGCACCGCCCGTCCTCGCCCTCCGCGGGCTCCGCAAGCAGTTCGGTCAGAAGGTCGCCGTCGATGCCCTCTCGCTCGATGTCCCCGCGGGCTCGATGCTGGGGCTGCTCGGCCCCAACGGCGCGGGCAAGACGACGACGCTCGCGATGACCACCGGGCTCCTGCGCCCGGACGCCGGGACGGCGTGGGTGCTCGGCGCCGACGTCTGGCAGGATCCCGCCGTTGCGAAGGCGCGGATGGGGGTGCTCCCCGACGGCATCCGCATGCTCGACCGCCTCACCGGCGCCGAGCTCCTGCGGTACACCGGGCTGCTGCGCGGCATGCCGGAGGCGGAGGTCGTCTCCCGCTCCGGCGAGCTGCTCGACGCCCTCGGCCTGACGGAGGCGGGCGACACCCTCGTCGTCGACTACTCGGCCGGCATGAAGAAGAAGATCGGCCTGGCCTGTGCGCTCATCCACGCGCCCCGGCTGCTCATCCTCGATGAGCCCCTCGAGGCCGTCGACCCGGTCTCCGGACAGACGATCCGGCAGATCCTGCGCTCCTTCGTGGACGGCGGCGGCACGGTCGTCCTCTCCAGCCACGTCATGGAGCTCGTCGAGTCGCTGTGCGACCGCGTCGCCATCGTCGCCGAGGGGCGCCTGCTCGCCCACGGCGCCCTCGACGAGGTTCGCGCCGGGCTCACCCTGCAGGAGCGCTTCCTGGACCTCGTGGGGGCGCACGACCTCGGAACGGAGACGCTCGCGTGGTTGCGCTCCTCGTAA